A segment of the Planctomycetaceae bacterium genome:
GCAGCAGTACCCCAATGCGCTGGCCGATCTTCAAACAGCCCTGCAACAGGTGCCCGAATACCCCGAAGCACTGAACAATCGGGGGGTTGTTTTTCAGAAGATGGGCAAACTGGATGACGCAATCCGCGACTTTACTGCGGCCCTGAAAGTGGACCCTCAATATACCGACTCTCTCGGCAACCGTGCGTTTACCCATAAGCTGAAGGGAGACTACAGAAATTCTATTGCGGACCTGGAACAGGCCATCAAAATCCGCCCAGAGACCTACGAAGCCATCAATGACCTTGCGTGGATTCTGGCCACATGTAAAGACGACAGCATTCGAAACGCTCCGAAGTCACTTGATCTGGCCCTGGATGCCTGTCAGAAAAGTGAATACCAGCAATGGAACACGCTCGATACGCTTGCCGCAGCCCTGGCCGAAAACAATCGTATGGAAGAAGCCAGACAATGGCTGGCGACAGCCATCGAACAAGCGCCAGCAGAAGCAAAGCCGCGGCTGAAAGAACATATGGCTCTGCTGGATGCAGGCAAGGCGATCCGCGACTAGACAGAGCGTCTCTTGATGGCTTTCGGGCTGGATCATGTCCGCCATACGCGGGTGACAGGTTGGAACAACCGCCGTTCAGCAAACACAATTCAGCAAGACTCTGAAGTGGACATTCGCCGGTTCCTGCAGTTTTAACCAGTTGTATCACCCGACGGTCTGAAGTCGAACGACTGTCTTGCAACGGTGGTCCTCCTTACCATGCCTGCCAACCTGACTCCGCAATATCAAAAGGCCGAACGTGAATTCCGCCGCGCACAGACGCCTGCGGATCAAATCGATTGCCTTCAGCGAATGCTGCAGCTGATCCCGAAACACAAAGGAACAGAACGACTTCAGGCTAGCCTGAAAACGCGACTCAAGGAAGCGAACCAGCAACTGTCTGCGGCCATCAACACTCGTTCGACGTCGCAGTTCCGTTTGCCGCGTCAGGGCGCTGGTCGAATCGTTATTGTCGGACCGCCCAACAGTGGCAAGAGCCAGCTACTTCGATCCATGACCCGCGCGACGCCCGAGGTATCCCCGTGGCCGTTCACAACGCGCGAGCCATCTCCGGGGATGCTGTCCTGCTTTGGGATTCAGGTTCAGCTGGTCGATACTCCTCCGGTTTGTCCCGGACAACTTGCTCCCTGGCTCCTGAACCTGGTCCGTACCGCAGACGGCGTTTTGCTTTTGCTGGACGGATCGAATGATGACGCTCCGGAGCAAACGCTGGCTGTGGTTTCAGAATTCGAACAGCGTAAAACTCGACTTTCCACAGTCAGTGGTTTCGATGAAGACAGCTTCGCTGTTCTACAGATCCCCGCCGCTGTCGTCATGACTCGCTGTGATGCACCAGACGCAACTCTTCGCCGGGAAATATTTTCAGAGACGGCCGACCGAAATCTTCCGGTTCTGGAGTTCGAAGCGAATCGGCCAGAGACGCTTCCGCCGTTGACTCACACCATCTTTGGTCTGCTGGACATTATCCGTGTTTATACTCGCCGCCCGGGAGACGCTCCTGACCTGGCCGACCCGGTCACGATTCCGATTGGCGGTACCGTCGAAGACCTGGCATTGCACCTCCACGAAGAGCTGTTTCGACGAGTGACCAGTGCAAGAATTCGTCGACGCGCCGATGACGGGAGCATCAGCAGCGAATCGCTGGTCGTTGGCAGACAACACAAACTTTGTGATGGCGATATCGTCGAACTCCACTAGCCGTATGACAGCCGGATAGCTTCACCAACAGAGCTCGATTGTTGGTTACCTGATGCCGTCGCTGGATGCGGTACTGCGTTTCTGTTCAAGAAGCGACTGCAGAAAGTTCTGGATGCGCCTGTGGACTAAACCTGTTTGGCGTATGATCAGCAGATTGTGAGCGGCATCAATCCGCCCACCTTCCCAATCAATGCGAAACCATTTTGCAGGAGGTGATGTCGCGTTCTCGATTGCTGTCATGAGCCGAGTATAAGCGTTCTCTTTGTCGGATCCGCTGAACATGGGTAACAGCTCTTCGACGTCATAAAGCTGTACTTCGAGGTTCTCATCCGACTCGGCTGCCACCAGTGTTGTGATCAGAATGAGGTTGCCGCGAATCATGTAGGACAACTGCGGTTCGAGGCCGTTCAGCAATGTGACAATGGCCAATTCTGCAGAAACATTCTCCATCTCCACGACTGTCAGCTGAACGTCCTCAAGAAGCCCTATTCCTTCCAGTTCAAGTTCAAGCGTGTCCGGCAGAAAGTGAATGACCACCTGGGACTGTTGGTGAATTTGAGACGCAATATTGTCGAGCACTTGAGTGAGACTGACGGAGTTGGTTTTTTCGCCGGGCCTTTCAATTCCCTTAAAAGGCGAAACGCGGCATGATGCAAGTAGCGCCCGGATGACGGTTTCGCGATGGCGATCACTGGGTGCTGACTGGAGTGCCGTCAGGAGTTCAGAAGGAGAACTTTCTTCGGTTACGCCATCCCATGGAAGCGGTTTGATCGAAGTGACGGGCGATGCCACTTTGCCTGACGCCGTTTCAGTGGCTGAGAGATTTAACTCTGGCCTCTTCGAAGCGACAACAAAGACAGCGCTGAGTACGACACATGCTGCCAGCACGAGCTCAACCGTCAGACCTAACCGTTTCACAAGATGACTCCCGATGGTGTACCCCACAGAATGGATTCGGTGTGACCATTCACTGCAGACTGTACTCACACAAGGCTTCCAGGATATCCCGTATGGCCCGATGACCTCGTCGATTCTGCACGACCAGTATCTTCTCATTCCGTGATGAAATGATTCCTCCCTCCTGGTCCACTTCCTGCCATTTCACAACTGGCCATGTCAGTCTCTTCAGCGTCCAGATCAAACGCTCGGAAGCGTTCATGTTCTGAAGTGTTCGTAGTTGCTGAAACCGGTCTTCTGCGTTTGAATCGCTACTGGTCAGTTCTCGAACAGTCGCAGTCGGAATCCATTTGGTGGATGCCGGAATATTCGACGCGTCATTCACCCGGAAAAATCCGAATCCACCGCCCGCCCCCGTCCTGCGCTGATCTGGCTGGAAAGTGCCTTGTCCTCCATTCAAAGGCGGCAATGGAAACAAAGCAGGATCCACTTTGATTTTGTGGGACGGGGCAAACAGATCTTTGACCGTGGCGATGTTATACGCTCGCTCGTAAAAAAGGCCAGCTTGTCTGTTTCGGGTCGTAACCAGTACTTGGCCCTTCGTTGTCACGACATAGTCCAGAGGGTCTTCCATCACCTGCAGCAGCCACTCAAGGTAATGTTCTGCAGATTGGTTTGGCACCTTTGGAACACATGCATTCACTTTCATCTCAGCCAGGTTATTCACACCCAGCGACTCATGATCAGCCAGTATCGAAATTCTGAATTTCTGGTGCGAGTAAATTTGCTCTCTGAGCAATTCTAGCCCGTCAGTCAG
Coding sequences within it:
- a CDS encoding GTPase — its product is MPANLTPQYQKAEREFRRAQTPADQIDCLQRMLQLIPKHKGTERLQASLKTRLKEANQQLSAAINTRSTSQFRLPRQGAGRIVIVGPPNSGKSQLLRSMTRATPEVSPWPFTTREPSPGMLSCFGIQVQLVDTPPVCPGQLAPWLLNLVRTADGVLLLLDGSNDDAPEQTLAVVSEFEQRKTRLSTVSGFDEDSFAVLQIPAAVVMTRCDAPDATLRREIFSETADRNLPVLEFEANRPETLPPLTHTIFGLLDIIRVYTRRPGDAPDLADPVTIPIGGTVEDLALHLHEELFRRVTSARIRRRADDGSISSESLVVGRQHKLCDGDIVELH